A genomic segment from Armatimonadota bacterium encodes:
- the ychF gene encoding ribosome-binding ATPase YchF, with protein MKVGIIGLPQSGKTTLFRALLHGAHEGAIPGVAGAHHGTINVPDPRFDYLVNLYHPKKATPVTIEFIDGAAHISAERHKPAFGTDFFQGVRQVDALVHVIDAFSGTLDPLQAARRVDEELLLADLMMVEGRLERLEKTLRVRKDAMPERAEHEALTHAKTLLDNETPLRLAPFTPDQEKLLRSFNFMTLKPIVVVANVDETRLQSGEPVVELETYCRERGERFLQMCAEIEWEITQLSPEEEPEFLQAMGIEQPARLRLVREVYDALGLITFFTFNENEVRAWTLPRGATALEAAGRIHSDMARGFIRAEVLSWRQMEEHGSWENAKHAGAIRLEHKDYVVQDGDILYIRFKV; from the coding sequence ATGAAAGTGGGCATTATCGGCTTGCCACAGTCAGGCAAAACCACGTTGTTCCGCGCACTGCTGCACGGAGCACACGAGGGAGCGATACCCGGTGTCGCCGGAGCCCACCACGGCACCATCAACGTTCCCGACCCACGCTTCGATTACCTGGTGAACCTGTATCACCCCAAAAAGGCGACACCTGTGACAATAGAGTTCATTGACGGTGCAGCGCACATCAGCGCGGAACGCCACAAGCCTGCCTTCGGCACCGACTTCTTCCAGGGTGTCCGGCAGGTGGATGCGTTGGTGCATGTGATCGACGCTTTTAGCGGCACCTTAGACCCTCTGCAGGCGGCACGGCGCGTCGACGAAGAGCTGCTCCTGGCAGACCTGATGATGGTGGAAGGACGACTGGAACGTCTGGAGAAAACACTGCGCGTCCGAAAGGACGCGATGCCCGAACGCGCGGAGCATGAAGCGCTCACTCACGCCAAAACCCTGCTGGACAACGAGACCCCTTTACGACTTGCTCCGTTCACTCCGGACCAGGAGAAGCTTCTGCGCAGCTTCAACTTCATGACTCTCAAGCCGATCGTTGTGGTCGCCAACGTGGATGAAACGCGCCTGCAGTCGGGTGAACCCGTTGTGGAACTGGAAACGTATTGCCGTGAACGTGGCGAACGTTTCCTGCAGATGTGTGCGGAGATCGAGTGGGAAATCACGCAGTTATCCCCCGAAGAGGAGCCGGAGTTCTTGCAAGCCATGGGAATCGAGCAACCTGCGCGCCTGCGCCTGGTGCGCGAGGTGTATGACGCACTGGGCTTGATCACTTTCTTCACCTTCAACGAAAACGAAGTTCGCGCCTGGACGTTACCGCGGGGTGCGACGGCACTGGAAGCGGCGGGACGTATCCATTCCGACATGGCACGTGGTTTTATCCGTGCCGAAGTACTCTCCTGGAGGCAGATGGAAGAGCACGGCTCCTGGGAAAACGCCAAACACGCGGGCGCCATTCGCCTGGAGCATAAGGACTACGTGGTGCAGGATGGAGACATCCTGTACATCCGGTTTAAGGTTTGA
- the araD gene encoding L-ribulose-5-phosphate 4-epimerase: protein MKNALRDLQERVYAANIALVKHGLVILTWGNASEIDRTQGIFGIKPSGVPYEQLRPEHIVLVDLEGKVVDGDLRPSSDTPTHLVLYQRFEQMGGIVHTHSRYATAWAQAMRPLPCFGTTHADAFYGAVPCTRPLTDEEIAGDYERNTGLVIVETFQNLSIDPLHVPAVLVAQHAPFTWGKDAAKAVENAVTLEEVAAMALWTLVAQEAWQKLSPVPQSLLDKHFWRKHGEGAYYGQR, encoded by the coding sequence ATGAAAAACGCCTTGCGCGACCTGCAGGAACGTGTCTACGCCGCCAATATCGCTCTGGTGAAACACGGATTGGTCATTCTCACTTGGGGCAACGCCAGCGAGATAGACCGCACACAGGGTATCTTCGGCATTAAACCCAGCGGTGTACCCTACGAGCAACTGCGTCCTGAACACATCGTGCTGGTAGACCTGGAAGGCAAAGTGGTGGACGGTGACCTGCGCCCTTCTTCCGATACGCCCACCCACCTGGTGCTATATCAGAGGTTTGAGCAGATGGGTGGCATTGTGCACACACACTCCCGGTATGCCACCGCCTGGGCGCAGGCGATGCGTCCCCTGCCCTGCTTCGGCACCACACATGCGGACGCCTTTTACGGCGCAGTACCCTGCACACGCCCACTGACCGACGAGGAGATTGCCGGGGATTACGAGCGCAATACCGGACTGGTTATCGTGGAGACTTTTCAGAATCTGAGCATTGATCCCCTGCATGTGCCAGCAGTGCTGGTGGCGCAACATGCGCCCTTCACCTGGGGAAAAGACGCAGCGAAGGCGGTGGAGAACGCGGTGACGCTGGAAGAGGTTGCGGCGATGGCGTTGTGGACCCTGGTGGCGCAGGAGGCATGGCAGAAACTATCGCCCGTACCCCAGTCGTTGCTGGACAAGCACTTCTGGCGCAAGCACGGCGAAGGGGCGTACTACGGGCAGAGATGA